The Deinococcus yavapaiensis KR-236 genomic sequence GCTCTGCTGATCGGCGGGCACATCGACTCGGTGCCGAACGGCGGGTGGCTCGACGGGTGCCTCAACGTCTTGGCGGGCCTGGAAATTCTGAGGCGCCTCGCCGCCCAAGGCAAGCCGAAGTTCACGGTGCGCCTCGTGGACTGGGCGGACGAGGAAGGCGCGCGCTTCGGGCGCAGCCTGTTCGGGTCGAGCGCGGCGAGCGGCACGATGAATCCCGAGGAGTTGCGCGCCTTGCACGACAAGGACGGCGTGAGCCTTCCGGACGCGATCGCCCCGTACGACATCGACTTCGACTCGGTGCTGAACGCGCGCGAGGAACTCGAACACGCCGCCGCGTACATCGAGCTTCACATCGAGCAGGGACCGGTCTTGGAAAGCCTGGACCTTCCGCTCGGCGCGGTCCTCGGGACCTTCGGCGTGGAGCGCCACACGATCACTTGGAAGGGGCAGGCGGCGCACTCGGGCTCGACGCCCATGGACAAGCGTCGCGACGCGTTTCTCGCGGCGGGCAAGATGGCGCACGAAGTCTACGAGATCACGGGACGCAACGGCGGCGTGAGTACCATCGGGCGATGCTCGACGCTTCCCGGCATCGTGACGAGCGTCGTGGAGACATGCGAGATCAGCCTCGACCAACGGCACCTCGACTTGCAGATGTTGAATCGCATGTGGCAAGAGGCGCAGGACGCGGCGGCAAGGTTCGCGCAAGAAGGCGGCCTCTCCGTGTCCTTCGGCAACCTCTGGCGCATCGACCCGATGCCGTTCCATCCTGAGCTCATCGACTTTTGCGACGAGGCGATTCGTGAAACGGTCGGCGTGTCTCACCGTCTGCCGTCGGGACCGTTGCACGACGCGGCGGAAGTCGCGCGCGCGGGCGTCCCGACGGTGATGATGTTCGTGCAAAGCCTGTACGGAATCAGTCACAACAAGATCGAGGACACGAAGGAAGAGCATCTCCTCTCGAGCGTGACCGCCTTCGACAAGCTCGCCGACAAAGTACTCGCTTGGCTGGCGACGCGCCCGACCGAGACGCGAAGGGCGATCGGCGCGGACTGACCATGCTGCCGACTTTGCGCGAAATCCTCGATCTGCCCGCCTTCTCGGGCGCGCTCGTCCTGAGCGGTCAAGGTCAGCTGGAAGCGCGCGTGACGTGGGTGCATGTCAGCGAGGTGCTCGACGGGCACCGCTTCTTGTCGGGCGGCGAACTGTTGCTGTCGACCGGGTTGGAGCTGGCGAACGCGAGCGTCGAGGCGCGCGGGCAGTACGTGCGCAACCTCGCGCAGAGCGGCGCGACGGGGTTGGCGCTCGAACTCGTCCGCAATTTGCGTGACGTCCCACCGGAGATGCTGGGCGCCGCGAGAATGTTGAACTTTCCGATCTTGGCGTTTTCCCATGAGGTGCGCTTCGCCGACCTCACGCGCGCGGCTCACGAGCGCATCTTGCGTCCGCACGGCTCGCCGGGCGAGGGCAGCCTCGCGCCCGTCATGGCGGCGCTCGTGGAGACGGGCCGCGCAGAGACGTTCGTGAAAGCGCAACTCGGTCCCCTGCTCACCCTTCCGAGCCGACCGAGGGCGACGCTGCTCGCCACCCTCGACTTCCTGCTGCGGCATCACATGAACGTCGCCGAGGTCGCGCGTCAACTCGGCGTGCGGCGCCAGACGATCTACTACCGCCTCGACCAGGTCACGGGAATGCTCGGCGACATCGGCGAGGCGAGGCGCTCGGTCGCGCTCGCCTTGGCGTTGCAATTGTGCCGGGACGGCGCCGTGGAACTCGACCGCATCGGACAGAGTGTCTCTTGAGACGGGCGCGACGAAGCGCCTAGCATGAGGTCAATCAACTTCAACGGAGGTGGCGCATGACGCCCAGTAGGGAAGAGATCGTTTCCGAGAACCGCGAGTACACCCTTTTCTCGTGGTCCGTGCAAAGCGCCGCCAATCCCATCACGATGGTGGGCGGTCACGGCAGTCACTTCGTGGACGCGGACGGCAACGAGTGGCTGGACATCGCGTCTCAGCTCATCAACATCAACGTCGGGCACCAGCACCCGAAGGTCATCGAAGCGATCAAGAAGCAGGTGGACGAGTTGTGCTTCGCCGCGCCCGCCTTCGCGACCGAGGCGCGCGGCAAGCTTGGCAAGAAACTCGCCGAGGTGACGGGCCTCGCCAAGAGCTTTTTCACGCTCGGAGGCTCGGAAGCCAACGAGAACGCCATGAAGATCGCGCGGCTCGTGACGGGCCGCGACAAGATCATCACGCGCTACCGCTCGTACCACGGAGCGACGATGGGCTCCATGACGGCGTCGGGCGATCCGCGTCGCTGGCCGGTCGAGCCCGGCATTCCGGGCATCGTGCGGGCGTTCGATCCGTATTGCTACCGCTGCCCTTTCGGCAAGGAGCCGACCTCGTGCCGCCGAGAGTGCGTGTCGCACATCGAGGAGATCATCCAGATGGAAGGGCCGCACAACGTCGCGGCGATCATGGTCGAGGGCATCACGGGCAGCAACGGTTTGCTCGTGCCGCCTGACGACTACTACCCGAAACTGCGCGCCTTGTGCGACAAG encodes the following:
- a CDS encoding PucR family transcriptional regulator gives rise to the protein MLPTLREILDLPAFSGALVLSGQGQLEARVTWVHVSEVLDGHRFLSGGELLLSTGLELANASVEARGQYVRNLAQSGATGLALELVRNLRDVPPEMLGAARMLNFPILAFSHEVRFADLTRAAHERILRPHGSPGEGSLAPVMAALVETGRAETFVKAQLGPLLTLPSRPRATLLATLDFLLRHHMNVAEVARQLGVRRQTIYYRLDQVTGMLGDIGEARRSVALALALQLCRDGAVELDRIGQSVS
- a CDS encoding hydantoinase/carbamoylase family amidase yields the protein MLDPKRTIDELKELRALTGDENGAQRVAFTPTWARAREFLRSKLAELPVEVHQDAAGNLWATLQGESEQALLIGGHIDSVPNGGWLDGCLNVLAGLEILRRLAAQGKPKFTVRLVDWADEEGARFGRSLFGSSAASGTMNPEELRALHDKDGVSLPDAIAPYDIDFDSVLNAREELEHAAAYIELHIEQGPVLESLDLPLGAVLGTFGVERHTITWKGQAAHSGSTPMDKRRDAFLAAGKMAHEVYEITGRNGGVSTIGRCSTLPGIVTSVVETCEISLDQRHLDLQMLNRMWQEAQDAAARFAQEGGLSVSFGNLWRIDPMPFHPELIDFCDEAIRETVGVSHRLPSGPLHDAAEVARAGVPTVMMFVQSLYGISHNKIEDTKEEHLLSSVTAFDKLADKVLAWLATRPTETRRAIGAD
- a CDS encoding aminotransferase class III-fold pyridoxal phosphate-dependent enzyme; protein product: MTPSREEIVSENREYTLFSWSVQSAANPITMVGGHGSHFVDADGNEWLDIASQLININVGHQHPKVIEAIKKQVDELCFAAPAFATEARGKLGKKLAEVTGLAKSFFTLGGSEANENAMKIARLVTGRDKIITRYRSYHGATMGSMTASGDPRRWPVEPGIPGIVRAFDPYCYRCPFGKEPTSCRRECVSHIEEIIQMEGPHNVAAIMVEGITGSNGLLVPPDDYYPKLRALCDKYDILLITDEVMSGFGRTGTYLSTQHYGILPDIVTSAKGLTSGYMPLGAVIVNQRIADFFENSMLWGGLTYSSHPVSCAAALANLQVYEEEHLFENATLLGAYLAERLEGMRASYACVGDVRYKGLFTVIELVRDKETKEPLAPFNGTSPEMQKLAGHLKSKYLYAFSRFNMLWICPPLVITKDELDFALSAIEEGLALVDEIIGARQVVSADD